In one Cygnus atratus isolate AKBS03 ecotype Queensland, Australia chromosome 14, CAtr_DNAZoo_HiC_assembly, whole genome shotgun sequence genomic region, the following are encoded:
- the LOC118254898 gene encoding uncharacterized protein LOC118254898: MAPRIKLSVAKPLPTICETHEEAMEDLTSNPKHTGSTSTNPDSYSSDDYIQSICHLARPTFPGLPVSSHKVQNRRILQSLEATSWSPSLPETSTCKLTNFISNVVPLGKVTPAPDDAETDFWSREDPLAQIYTGAGKLCSSKGSWSKSSSTGYSQCNSSSCTDTPHGDLHPPATKGKPEGNPNFPQVFSFPRLPSPRPVQKETLCSEMRYLRRDEGAVLSNNHSQKEGGTMFINGEKLLPCSARGKLLGNRVLRCSVRKQSSSFNTAGADEKEREISSSDKNAMGDVPSKQRYSECFQAAKKAVIHNWISERRCIWKEAKIKACLLPAIAEV; encoded by the coding sequence ATGGCACCCCGGATAAAGCTCAGTGTTGCAAAACCTCTCCCAACCATATGTGAAACCCATGAGGAAGCAATGGAAGATTTAACCAGCAACCCGAAACACACTGGAAGCACTTCAACCAACCCAGATTCATATTCCAGCGATGATTACATTCAATCTATCTGCCACCTTGCCAGACCCACCTTCCCGGGCCTTCCTGTAAGCAGCCATAAAGTTCAGAACAGAAGGATTCTGCAGAGCCTTGAAGCCACGTCATggtccccatccctgccagaAACGTCAACGTGTAAATTGACCAATTTCATCTCAAATGTGGTGCCACTGGGAAAAGTCACGCCTGCTCCTGATGATGCAGAAACCGACTTCTGGTCCAGAGAGGACCCCCTGGCACAGATCTACACGGGTGCAGGAAAGCTCTGTTCCTCCAAGGGTTCTTGGAGTAAAAGCTCCAGCACTGGCTACTCACAGTGCAACTCTTCCAGCTGCACGGACACCCCACATGGTGACCTTCATCCCCCAGCCACGAAAGGAAAACCTGAAGGGAACCCAAACTTCCCACAGGTGTTCAGTTTTCCAAGGCTTCCCTCTCCAAGGCCGGTGCAGAAAGAAACGCTGTGCTCAGAGATGAGGTATCTCAGAAGGGATGAGGGAGCAGTTTTAAGCAATAATCACAGTCAGAAAGAAGGTGGTACCATGTTCATTAACGGTGAAAAGCTATTGCCATGCTCAGCCAGAGGGAAGCTGCTAGGAAACCGAGTTTTGCGGTGCTCTGTAAGGAAGCAGAGTAGTTCGTTCAATACAGCAGGTGCCgatgaaaaagagagagaaatttcttcCAGTGACAAAAATGCAATGGGTGATGTCCCCAGTAAACAGAGATACTCCGAGTGCTTCCAGGCAGCTAAAAAAGCCGTGATCCATAACTGGATTTCAGAGCGCAGATGCATCTGGAAAGAAGCAAAGATAAAGGCTTGTTTGCTTCCAGCCATCGCTGAAGTGTGA